A single region of the Actinoplanes sp. SE50/110 genome encodes:
- a CDS encoding MarR family winged helix-turn-helix transcriptional regulator: protein MTQDALATDTRWLSSPEMAAWLNLTQLLMLLPSALDRQLRDDAGIPHAYYQILANLSAAPGHQMRMTDLARMVGTTTSRLSHAVTSLEQRGWLCRRACPFDKRGQIAALTEAGMAVLEAAAPGHVAEVRRLIFDHLSATEVDQLREITGKILPAATA, encoded by the coding sequence ATGACCCAGGATGCCCTCGCGACCGACACCCGCTGGCTCAGCAGCCCCGAGATGGCCGCCTGGCTCAACCTCACCCAGCTGCTGATGCTGCTGCCCAGCGCCCTCGACCGGCAGCTGCGCGACGACGCGGGCATCCCCCACGCGTACTACCAGATCCTGGCGAACCTCAGCGCCGCCCCCGGCCACCAGATGCGGATGACCGATCTGGCCCGCATGGTCGGCACCACCACCAGCCGCCTCTCACACGCGGTCACCAGCCTGGAACAGCGCGGCTGGCTGTGCCGCCGCGCCTGCCCGTTCGACAAGCGCGGCCAGATCGCGGCGCTGACCGAGGCCGGCATGGCGGTGCTGGAGGCGGCGGCTCCGGGCCACGTCGCCGAGGTCCGTCGTCTGATCTTCGACCACCTCTCGGCGACCGAGGTCGATCAGCTCCGCGAGATCACCGGAAAGATCCTCCCGGC
- a CDS encoding dCMP deaminase: protein MTLRDATEADLFWTRSAIDLSRLSPPSPTHYAVGAVVVGPAGNPMATGYTGETDPHFHAEEEALAKLAGRGFDLGAATLYTSLEPCTVRKSRPVSCTELILASGIRRVVLALREPLHFADCTGVETLLGHGVQVVEIAALGEAVRDINAHVMGMQTT from the coding sequence ATGACGCTTCGCGACGCGACCGAGGCCGACCTCTTCTGGACCCGGTCGGCCATCGACCTCTCCCGGCTCTCCCCGCCGTCGCCGACCCACTACGCGGTCGGCGCGGTCGTGGTCGGCCCGGCCGGCAACCCGATGGCCACCGGCTACACCGGCGAGACCGACCCGCACTTCCACGCCGAGGAGGAGGCGCTGGCCAAACTGGCCGGCCGCGGCTTCGACCTGGGCGCCGCCACCCTCTACACCTCGCTGGAGCCGTGCACCGTCCGCAAGTCCCGGCCGGTCTCCTGCACCGAGCTGATCCTGGCGAGCGGCATCCGCCGGGTCGTGCTGGCGCTGCGCGAACCGCTGCACTTCGCCGACTGCACCGGGGTCGAGACGCTGCTCGGTCACGGCGTGCAGGTGGTCGAGATCGCCGCGCTGGGCGAGGCGGTACGCGATATCAACGCCCACGTCATGGGGATGCAGACGACATGA
- the ribA gene encoding GTP cyclohydrolase II produces the protein MTVTIGQAAQVRTRVTVPLEFPDGYATTAEVFTFTGLADGREHLALGLGDWRNATNPLVRPHSECLTGDVFGSQRCDCGPQLREAAERITEAGGILLYLRQEGRGIGLYAKLDAYALQDTGLDTYQANLALGHGEDERDYTPAAQMLHALGAERIRLLSNNPDKAGQLAALGVEVTEQLPTGVHLSPANARYLAAKRDHTAHTLDLTGAA, from the coding sequence ATGACAGTGACGATCGGACAGGCGGCGCAGGTCCGCACCCGGGTCACCGTGCCGCTGGAGTTCCCGGACGGCTACGCGACCACCGCGGAGGTGTTCACCTTCACCGGCCTCGCCGACGGCCGTGAGCACCTCGCCCTCGGCCTCGGCGACTGGCGGAACGCGACGAACCCGCTGGTCCGCCCGCACAGCGAGTGCCTCACCGGCGATGTCTTCGGCAGCCAGCGCTGCGACTGCGGCCCGCAACTGCGGGAGGCCGCCGAGCGGATCACCGAGGCCGGCGGCATCCTGCTCTACCTGCGCCAGGAGGGTCGCGGCATCGGCCTGTACGCGAAACTCGACGCGTACGCGCTGCAGGACACCGGCCTCGACACCTACCAGGCGAACCTGGCCCTCGGCCACGGTGAGGACGAGCGGGACTACACCCCCGCCGCCCAGATGCTGCACGCCCTGGGCGCCGAACGGATCCGGCTGCTCAGCAACAACCCGGACAAGGCCGGCCAGCTCGCCGCCCTCGGGGTCGAGGTGACCGAGCAGCTGCCTACGGGCGTGCACCTGTCCCCGGCGAACGCCCGGTACCTCGCCGCCAAGCGGGACCACACCGCGCACACCCTCGACCTGACCGGTGCCGCATGA
- a CDS encoding EAL domain-containing protein produces MKGNPMQRTSVAQPRPDAQRQWGADRRSAPHPVVPPPISEGRIARGRLAIVLTIAVWAGYLAYTIFEQFIVGRASTARLAVEAIVYMLVITGLAASAMAYLITRIGFFYRSRGHQRSPRIVLDAFLAEPKTPTVTVLVPSYQEDERVVRTTLLSAALQEYPGLRVVLLIDDPQQPKTRSARDLLLSARRLPGAIEAELAVPFNRAQAAFEQFEQALADRGQRVGTSDDMRALAAEYRAATGWLYGLANRQEMVDHTDTFFVDHILNALAEELSTIAEALETGAEENATLPVARLVQLYSRLLAIFGVSMTSFERKRYVSLSGEPNKAMNLNSYIGLMGGSYQEVRTPMGLALVPAGPGRAQLTVPNPDYVLTLDADSVLLPDYALRLVHMMEQGASAGVAVAQTPYSAFPGAATRVERISGATTDIQHIVHQGMTQYDATFWVGANAVLRKKALDDICETAYEGDWEIKRYIQDRTVIEDTESTIDLGVHGWTLYNYPERLAYSATPPDFGSLCIQRQRWANGGLLILSRLKDQFKARNKREQKNRFGELFLRVNYMASIFWSSVCLVVMLVYPFNKDLLNPVLLLVSVPYFMMMAGDLKANGYKRLDVLRIYGFNLILLPVNLSGSFASLLQLLTGEKSQFKRTPKVRNRTTAATFYLLAPLALIALCGYTVVHDVQHKLWNNLAFAGFNLLLSLYAMIAFVGLGNTLIDLFAHLRAWLYRPVKPKNKATGTPVSSVPAPAALGGGAIGDWASVLHYGGAERGGSGMVAVRSSQAPVTRGRKASVSHSFEEFNFFTVFQPIFELESGDVVGYEALTRFADGSTPQLSLAAAQDQGLHIDLDAALIRAALASANSLPAGAWLAVNVSNDLLRRPHELAPLLDEANRPLVLEFRSPEAGDLERLPAGARFAVDDAGAGFDTLSRMETLRPEILKLGPATLAGIETSAARQAAIRTLVEFAEANDCTVIAEGIESAPQRDALRACGIRLGQGFYLGKPVPVERALADATSR; encoded by the coding sequence ATGAAGGGCAACCCCATGCAGCGCACCTCGGTGGCCCAGCCCCGGCCGGACGCCCAGCGCCAGTGGGGCGCCGACCGGCGGTCGGCCCCCCATCCGGTGGTTCCGCCACCCATTTCCGAGGGGCGGATCGCCCGCGGCCGGCTCGCGATCGTGCTCACCATCGCGGTCTGGGCCGGCTATCTCGCCTACACGATTTTCGAGCAGTTCATCGTCGGCCGGGCGAGCACCGCGCGGCTGGCGGTCGAGGCGATCGTCTACATGCTGGTGATCACCGGTCTCGCCGCCTCGGCGATGGCGTACCTGATCACCCGGATCGGCTTCTTCTACCGCAGTCGCGGGCATCAGCGGTCGCCGCGGATCGTGCTGGACGCGTTCCTGGCCGAGCCGAAGACGCCGACGGTCACCGTGCTGGTGCCGTCGTACCAGGAGGACGAGCGGGTCGTCCGGACCACGCTGCTCTCCGCCGCACTGCAGGAGTACCCGGGTCTGCGGGTGGTGCTGCTGATCGACGACCCGCAGCAGCCGAAGACCCGGTCGGCCCGGGATCTGCTGCTGTCCGCCCGGCGGCTGCCCGGCGCGATCGAGGCGGAGCTCGCGGTGCCGTTCAACCGGGCGCAGGCCGCGTTCGAGCAGTTCGAGCAGGCGCTCGCGGATCGCGGCCAACGGGTCGGGACCAGCGACGACATGCGGGCGCTGGCCGCCGAGTACCGGGCCGCGACCGGCTGGCTGTACGGGCTGGCGAACCGGCAGGAGATGGTCGACCACACCGACACGTTCTTCGTCGACCACATCCTGAACGCGCTGGCCGAGGAGTTGTCGACGATCGCCGAGGCGCTGGAGACCGGCGCCGAGGAGAACGCCACCCTGCCGGTGGCCCGGTTGGTGCAGCTGTACAGCCGGCTGCTGGCGATCTTCGGCGTGTCGATGACGAGCTTCGAGCGCAAGCGGTACGTGTCGCTGTCCGGCGAGCCGAACAAGGCGATGAACCTGAACAGCTACATCGGCCTGATGGGCGGCAGCTACCAGGAGGTGCGTACGCCGATGGGGCTGGCGCTGGTGCCGGCCGGACCGGGTCGCGCCCAGTTGACCGTGCCGAATCCGGATTATGTGCTGACCCTGGACGCGGACAGTGTGCTGCTGCCGGATTATGCGCTGCGTCTGGTACACATGATGGAGCAGGGCGCGTCGGCAGGGGTGGCGGTGGCGCAGACGCCGTACAGCGCCTTCCCCGGGGCGGCGACCCGGGTGGAACGGATCTCCGGGGCCACCACCGACATTCAGCACATCGTGCACCAGGGCATGACGCAGTACGACGCGACGTTCTGGGTGGGGGCCAACGCCGTACTCCGCAAGAAGGCTCTCGATGACATCTGCGAGACGGCCTACGAGGGCGATTGGGAGATCAAGCGCTACATCCAGGACCGCACGGTCATCGAGGACACCGAGTCGACCATCGACCTCGGGGTGCACGGCTGGACGTTGTACAACTACCCGGAGCGGCTCGCGTACAGCGCGACGCCGCCGGATTTCGGGTCGCTCTGCATTCAGCGGCAGCGCTGGGCCAATGGCGGCCTGCTGATCCTGTCCCGGCTGAAGGACCAGTTCAAGGCCCGCAACAAGCGGGAGCAGAAGAACCGGTTCGGCGAGCTGTTCCTGCGGGTGAACTACATGGCCTCCATTTTCTGGAGTTCCGTGTGCCTGGTCGTGATGCTGGTCTACCCGTTCAACAAGGATCTGCTCAACCCGGTGCTGCTGCTGGTGTCGGTGCCGTATTTCATGATGATGGCCGGCGACCTGAAGGCGAACGGCTACAAGCGGCTCGACGTGCTGCGCATCTACGGCTTCAACCTGATCCTGCTGCCGGTGAACCTGTCCGGTAGCTTCGCCTCGCTGCTGCAGTTGCTGACCGGCGAGAAGAGCCAGTTCAAACGGACGCCGAAGGTCCGCAACCGGACCACCGCGGCGACGTTCTACCTGCTGGCGCCGCTGGCCCTGATCGCGCTCTGCGGGTATACCGTGGTGCACGACGTCCAGCACAAGCTCTGGAACAACCTGGCCTTCGCCGGTTTCAATCTCCTTCTCTCGCTGTACGCGATGATCGCGTTCGTCGGTCTCGGCAACACCCTGATCGACCTGTTCGCCCATCTGCGTGCCTGGCTGTACCGCCCGGTGAAGCCGAAGAACAAGGCCACGGGCACGCCGGTCAGCTCGGTTCCGGCCCCCGCCGCGCTCGGCGGCGGCGCGATCGGCGACTGGGCGTCGGTGCTGCACTACGGCGGCGCCGAGCGGGGCGGTTCCGGAATGGTCGCGGTCCGGTCCAGCCAGGCGCCGGTCACCCGGGGCCGCAAGGCCAGCGTGTCGCACTCGTTCGAGGAGTTCAACTTCTTCACCGTGTTCCAGCCGATCTTCGAGCTGGAGTCCGGCGACGTCGTCGGCTACGAGGCGCTGACCCGGTTCGCCGACGGCAGCACCCCGCAGCTGAGCCTGGCCGCGGCACAGGACCAGGGCCTGCACATCGACCTGGACGCGGCACTGATCCGGGCCGCGCTGGCCTCGGCGAATTCGCTGCCGGCCGGCGCCTGGCTGGCCGTCAACGTCTCGAACGACCTGTTGCGCCGGCCGCACGAGCTGGCGCCGCTGCTGGACGAGGCGAACCGGCCGCTGGTCCTGGAGTTCCGCAGCCCGGAGGCCGGTGACCTGGAGCGGCTGCCGGCCGGGGCCCGGTTCGCGGTGGACGACGCGGGCGCCGGGTTCGACACGCTGTCCCGGATGGAGACGTTACGACCGGAGATCCTCAAGCTCGGCCCGGCCACGCTGGCCGGTATCGAGACGTCGGCGGCCCGGCAGGCGGCGATCCGCACGCTGGTGGAGTTCGCCGAGGCGAACGACTGCACGGTGATCGCCGAGGGCATCGAGTCGGCCCCGCAGCGCGATGCCCTGCGGGCCTGCGGCATCCGCCTGGGGCAGGGCTTCTACCTGGGCAAGCCGGTGCCGGTGGAGCGGGCTCTGGCGGACGCCACCAGCCGCTAG
- a CDS encoding chitinase, which produces MLTDRATPQTVRPDDDPLADPNWQEPEQPGERLSWFRLLFLILALGAVGAGSTFGAMRLRENAGTRAKSWAVPYVDVTLTPTFEFQDPDANPANDVALGFVVADRTDGCVPSWGGAYTLDEAAASLELDRRISQLRAAGGNIMVSVGGQSNTELAVACADQARLTEAYRQLVKRYQLATLDLDVEGAALGDQASLKRRAAALKTVQDERKAAGDPLAVWLTVPVSPSGLTADGLAAVRATLDGGVALRGVNVMTMDYGTGNSANPDMLGLTTQALDNTHKQLTDLYLRLGAQLTSAQVWSRIGATPMIGQNDVDTERFTVADAQGLATFAVDKGLGRVSMWSLNRDARCKGTFTNVVVHSNTCSGVDQQALAFSKVFAGLPGTSVGSSGRDAVEIPNRSSAIDDPTTSPYPVWRLTAQYVGGYKVVWHGVVYQAKWANSGADPSADDTAGAPNPWSVVGPVTTGDKRPTPTPNVTGVTNVWNPGTSYHRGDRVTYNDLPYEARWTTRGDAPSTDYPVDPDEAWAPLFTVPGEPVVN; this is translated from the coding sequence ATGCTCACCGACCGCGCCACCCCGCAGACAGTGCGGCCGGACGACGATCCGCTGGCCGATCCGAACTGGCAGGAACCCGAGCAGCCCGGCGAGAGACTGTCCTGGTTCCGGTTGCTCTTCCTGATCCTGGCGCTCGGCGCGGTCGGCGCCGGCAGCACCTTCGGCGCGATGCGCCTCAGGGAGAACGCCGGCACCCGGGCCAAGTCGTGGGCGGTGCCGTACGTCGACGTGACCCTCACGCCGACCTTCGAATTCCAGGATCCGGACGCCAACCCGGCGAACGACGTGGCCCTCGGCTTCGTGGTCGCCGACCGGACCGACGGCTGCGTGCCGAGCTGGGGCGGGGCGTACACGCTCGACGAGGCGGCCGCCTCCCTGGAACTCGACCGGCGGATCAGCCAGCTGCGCGCGGCCGGCGGCAACATCATGGTGAGCGTCGGCGGCCAGAGCAACACCGAACTCGCGGTGGCGTGCGCCGACCAGGCGCGGCTCACCGAGGCGTACCGCCAATTGGTGAAGCGCTACCAGTTGGCCACCCTCGACCTGGATGTGGAAGGCGCCGCCCTGGGCGACCAGGCGTCGCTGAAGCGCCGCGCCGCGGCGCTGAAGACGGTGCAGGACGAGCGCAAAGCCGCCGGTGACCCGCTCGCCGTGTGGCTCACCGTGCCGGTCTCCCCGTCCGGCCTGACCGCCGACGGGCTCGCCGCGGTCCGCGCCACCCTCGACGGCGGCGTCGCACTGCGCGGTGTCAACGTGATGACCATGGACTACGGGACCGGGAACAGCGCGAACCCGGACATGCTCGGTCTCACCACGCAGGCCCTCGACAACACCCACAAGCAGCTCACCGACCTGTACCTGCGACTCGGCGCGCAACTCACCTCGGCACAGGTGTGGTCGCGGATCGGCGCCACCCCGATGATCGGGCAGAACGACGTCGACACCGAACGGTTCACCGTCGCCGATGCCCAGGGACTCGCCACGTTCGCGGTCGACAAGGGCCTCGGCCGGGTATCCATGTGGTCGCTGAACCGGGACGCACGGTGCAAGGGCACCTTCACCAACGTGGTGGTGCACTCCAACACCTGCAGCGGTGTCGACCAGCAGGCGCTGGCCTTCTCCAAGGTGTTCGCCGGGCTGCCCGGCACCTCGGTCGGATCATCCGGCCGGGACGCGGTGGAGATCCCCAACCGGTCGTCGGCCATCGACGACCCGACGACCAGCCCGTACCCGGTGTGGCGGCTGACCGCGCAGTACGTGGGCGGCTACAAGGTGGTCTGGCACGGCGTCGTCTACCAGGCGAAGTGGGCCAACTCGGGAGCCGATCCGTCGGCGGACGACACGGCGGGGGCGCCGAACCCGTGGTCGGTGGTGGGGCCGGTGACCACGGGCGACAAGCGGCCGACGCCGACGCCGAACGTGACCGGCGTGACGAACGTGTGGAATCCCGGCACGTCCTACCATCGCGGAGATCGAGTCACTTACAACGATTTGCCGTACGAGGCCCGGTGGACCACCCGGGGCGACGCACCGTCGACCGACTACCCGGTCGACCCGGATGAGGCATGGGCGCCGTTGTTCACGGTGCCCGGGGAACCGGTGGTGAACTGA